One genomic segment of Gottschalkia acidurici 9a includes these proteins:
- a CDS encoding response regulator transcription factor — MYKILVVEDDEKLIDLIKERLKRYGYEVVTVKDYSNIRGEFISEKPHLVLLDINLPNFDGFFWCREIRSISKVPIIFISARFSDMDQVMAIENGGDDYIIKPFSFDLLLAKIKGVIRRSYGEYAESESKDIYECKGVYLYIKQNIVEYNEKKIELSKKEFALLYILIANLNEIVPRESILAELWDDVEFVDDNTLSVNIARLRKRLEEIGIYDSIQTKRGQGYIMTKTWD, encoded by the coding sequence ATGTATAAAATTCTAGTTGTTGAAGACGATGAGAAATTGATAGATCTTATAAAAGAGAGACTAAAAAGATATGGATATGAAGTTGTTACTGTTAAAGACTACTCTAATATTAGAGGAGAGTTTATATCAGAAAAGCCACATCTAGTACTATTAGATATTAACTTACCAAACTTTGATGGTTTTTTCTGGTGTAGAGAGATAAGAAGTATATCTAAAGTTCCTATTATATTCATCTCAGCTAGATTCTCTGATATGGATCAAGTTATGGCAATAGAAAATGGTGGAGACGATTATATTATAAAACCATTTTCTTTTGATCTTCTCTTGGCAAAAATTAAAGGTGTTATTCGAAGAAGTTATGGGGAATATGCTGAAAGTGAATCAAAGGATATATATGAATGTAAAGGAGTTTATTTATATATAAAGCAAAATATAGTTGAGTATAATGAAAAAAAGATAGAGCTTAGTAAAAAAGAGTTCGCTTTGTTATATATACTTATAGCTAACTTAAATGAAATAGTACCTAGAGAATCTATTTTAGCAGAGTTATGGGACGATGTAGAATTTGTAGACGATAATACTCTATCAGTAAATATTGCTAGACTTAGAAAGAGACTAGAAGAGATAGGAATTTATGATTCGATTCAAACAAAAAGAGGTCAAGGCTATATTATGACTAAAACTTGGGATTAG
- a CDS encoding ABC transporter substrate-binding protein, giving the protein MVNKFKRLGKKAVALALTSALAGTMLVGCGNGSTDTSEKASNNNAQDKVIKIGISQVISHGALDSTREGFVAALEEKGYRDGEKIKIDLQNAQGDSATMQTIAQNFVADKKDLLLGIGTPSAQALYNATKDTPILITAVTDPVGAGLTKSMEKPETNVTGTSDALDLKLQFELLKKLAPNAKNIGVLYTTSESNSEVQLKEIKAKAPEFGFKIVEAGVATTNDVAQSLEHIIGKIDAMYIPTDNIIVNSMPLIYSKTIDKKIPIIGSEKGQVENGALATEGIDYYKLGYQTGLMAVEILEGKKPADMPVQTANEYILNVNKETLGKLSIELPEELKAKAEMIGSVKGD; this is encoded by the coding sequence ATGGTAAATAAGTTTAAAAGACTAGGAAAAAAAGCTGTAGCACTAGCCCTAACATCAGCCCTAGCTGGAACTATGTTGGTAGGGTGTGGAAATGGAAGCACAGATACTAGTGAAAAAGCATCAAATAATAATGCACAAGATAAAGTGATAAAGATAGGTATATCTCAAGTCATATCACACGGTGCTCTAGATTCTACTAGAGAGGGATTTGTGGCAGCACTTGAGGAAAAAGGATACAGGGATGGAGAAAAAATAAAAATAGATTTGCAAAATGCTCAAGGAGATTCAGCGACTATGCAAACTATAGCACAAAACTTTGTAGCAGATAAAAAAGATTTGCTATTAGGTATAGGTACACCTTCAGCACAAGCGTTATACAATGCAACTAAGGACACACCAATTCTTATAACAGCAGTAACTGATCCAGTAGGAGCTGGACTTACAAAATCAATGGAAAAACCTGAGACTAATGTTACAGGAACTTCAGATGCATTAGATTTAAAATTACAATTTGAACTACTTAAAAAGCTAGCACCAAATGCTAAGAATATAGGAGTACTATATACTACTAGTGAATCAAACTCAGAAGTACAATTAAAAGAAATAAAAGCAAAAGCGCCTGAATTTGGTTTTAAAATAGTTGAGGCTGGTGTTGCAACTACTAATGATGTAGCACAATCATTAGAACATATAATAGGAAAAATAGATGCTATGTATATACCAACAGACAATATCATAGTTAATTCAATGCCTTTAATATACTCTAAAACTATAGATAAAAAAATACCTATAATAGGATCAGAAAAAGGTCAAGTAGAGAATGGAGCGTTAGCTACGGAAGGAATTGACTACTATAAACTAGGATATCAAACAGGACTTATGGCAGTAGAAATATTAGAAGGAAAGAAACCAGCTGATATGCCTGTTCAAACAGCTAATGAATATATATTAAATGTTAATAAAGAAACTTTAGGAAAATTATCAATAGAATTACCTGAAGAATTAAAAGCAAAAGCAGAAATGATAGGAAGTGTGAAAGGTGATTAG
- a CDS encoding ABC transporter ATP-binding protein — protein sequence MLKVNNLVKVFNKNTVNENVIFNNFSIEINKGDFITIIGSNGAGKSTLLNVISGVLSMDEGTLILDGKDITNLPEYKRTRQIARVFQDPSKGVSPSMSILENMSMAYNKGKTFGLTRGVSKKNIGLFKELVSTLNLGLENKMDEKVGLLSGGQRQSLSLIMSTMCRPKVLLLDEHTAALDPKTSARIIELTSEIVNRDNITTMMVTHDLSHVTKLGNRVIMMHRGNVVLDIRGEEKKALTVEKLLSSFDDVQGMLSDRTLLSK from the coding sequence ATGCTTAAAGTAAATAATCTTGTAAAAGTATTCAATAAAAATACTGTGAATGAAAATGTAATATTCAATAATTTTTCAATAGAAATAAATAAGGGTGACTTTATTACTATAATAGGAAGTAATGGAGCGGGAAAATCTACTCTTTTAAATGTAATTTCAGGTGTACTTTCAATGGATGAAGGGACGTTAATATTAGATGGGAAGGATATAACTAATCTTCCGGAGTACAAACGAACTAGACAAATCGCTAGAGTATTTCAAGATCCATCTAAAGGAGTTTCTCCTTCAATGAGTATACTTGAAAATATGTCTATGGCATATAATAAGGGTAAAACTTTTGGATTAACTAGAGGTGTAAGTAAAAAAAATATAGGCTTATTTAAAGAGTTAGTTTCAACTTTAAATTTAGGATTAGAAAATAAGATGGATGAAAAGGTAGGATTGCTATCTGGAGGACAAAGACAATCACTATCGTTAATAATGTCTACGATGTGCAGACCTAAAGTTCTTCTATTAGATGAGCATACAGCAGCATTAGACCCTAAAACTTCAGCTAGAATAATAGAGCTTACATCTGAAATAGTAAATAGAGACAATATTACTACAATGATGGTTACTCATGATTTAAGTCATGTTACTAAGCTTGGTAATAGAGTAATAATGATGCATAGGGGAAATGTTGTATTAGATATTAGAGGGGAAGAAAAGAAAGCATTGACTGTAGAAAAACTACTTTCTAGCTTTGATGATGTTCAAGGAATGCTATCAGACAGAACTTTATTATCTAAGTAG
- a CDS encoding sensor histidine kinase has translation MIENIIYSFILVFVLLVFAIILDYMKKKSVYDSINYGLDAEYDMGHIFNIPDNISHEHDIFKKLLVNNYMNYEDTLEKYKKNYKTQMDFKSRWIHQMKTPVSVIKLMLENEKDKTTEKSTRRSYESIEEEIEKLSHGLEMALYTLRVNDFELDFKVEEVEILDVVRGIINENKNTFIMNSIYPKITSSENIKVKSDKKWIKFVLSQIICNSIKYSKVKKSDNKAIKISLDRSSDRTILSVADQGVGIPKEDIGRVFNSFYTGKNGRKYKESTGMGLYLAKDVCDKLGHDISVESIEGEWTRVNITFYDGKSIYNISE, from the coding sequence ATGATAGAGAATATAATTTATTCTTTTATATTGGTATTTGTATTATTGGTATTTGCAATAATTTTAGACTATATGAAGAAGAAAAGTGTTTATGATTCTATAAATTATGGATTAGATGCAGAATATGATATGGGACATATATTTAATATTCCAGATAACATTAGCCATGAGCATGATATTTTTAAAAAACTATTAGTCAATAATTATATGAACTATGAAGATACACTAGAAAAATATAAGAAAAACTATAAAACTCAAATGGACTTTAAAAGTAGATGGATACATCAAATGAAGACACCTGTATCAGTTATAAAACTTATGCTTGAAAATGAAAAGGATAAGACTACGGAGAAAAGCACCAGAAGAAGTTATGAAAGTATAGAAGAAGAGATAGAAAAGCTATCTCATGGGCTTGAAATGGCATTATACACTTTAAGAGTAAATGATTTTGAGCTAGACTTTAAAGTAGAGGAAGTAGAAATACTAGATGTAGTAAGAGGAATTATAAATGAAAATAAAAATACTTTTATAATGAACTCAATTTATCCTAAAATAACTTCAAGTGAAAATATAAAAGTAAAGAGTGATAAAAAGTGGATTAAATTTGTTTTAAGCCAAATTATATGTAATAGTATAAAATACTCTAAAGTAAAGAAAAGTGATAATAAAGCTATAAAGATAAGTTTAGATAGATCAAGTGATAGAACGATACTTTCAGTAGCGGATCAAGGGGTAGGAATACCTAAAGAAGATATAGGAAGAGTGTTTAATTCTTTTTACACAGGTAAAAATGGAAGAAAATATAAAGAATCTACGGGTATGGGACTATATCTTGCAAAAGATGTATGCGATAAACTAGGACATGATATAAGTGTAGAATCTATAGAAGGAGAATGGACAAGAGTAAATATAACTTTTTACGATGGAAAAAGTATTTATAATATAAGTGAGTAG
- a CDS encoding ABC transporter permease, whose protein sequence is MIASQIIIVIFSILFVSYSTSIFIKSRGKEFGLLSLFGMTKSQIRKYVLIENTIISILSLVTGLVTGVIFLKLFLMIMEVFLDAEMLFNVSLKAVGITSLIFLALFEIISAIMTFQIKGKEISQQLKSDKVPKVVPEFSKTKAILGIALIVVGYIVAWNAYDVVVIIAMLPVIFIVSIGTYFTFTQLSIAVANKILKSKKVLYNKINIVAFSQMIFKLQDTAKVLFLASILGAITVTATETMYSLLQEATMMTEEVGNQDITLFREKENVRDKQSIVMIEEILKKHKVSIMESREVEGIIAKNETAQEIKGNNSRETIENFLLISNSKYNELAKSLGKEQIKVNENEVVYNYPYKYLSGVELNEKNKIFKNNKLKINLNGESKEFNLDKEIYENLSRLSMKGYSHILVMNDSEFNDISQKTKDENKVLYNEIKLDNWRQSYNASKEIGEVLGEKYQDNYYSKSIVYRMIRNSFGMSLFIGFFIAFLFLIAAGSIIYFKLFNELKQDSMEYNILRKIGTTRSEINRIITKQIAVIFFLPFLVSTSHSLFALKSLSNLMGRNLFTNGILVAIGYLVFQIGYFFIIRGMYIKRIKCME, encoded by the coding sequence ATGATAGCTAGTCAAATCATAATAGTAATATTTTCAATACTATTTGTAAGCTATTCTACATCTATATTTATAAAGTCAAGGGGAAAAGAGTTTGGACTTCTATCATTGTTTGGAATGACTAAAAGTCAAATAAGAAAATATGTTTTAATAGAAAATACTATAATATCTATATTATCTTTAGTAACAGGATTAGTGACAGGAGTTATTTTTCTAAAATTGTTTCTTATGATAATGGAGGTATTTTTAGATGCAGAAATGCTGTTTAATGTATCATTAAAAGCAGTAGGAATTACTTCTCTGATATTCTTAGCTCTATTTGAAATAATAAGTGCCATCATGACTTTTCAAATAAAGGGAAAAGAAATATCTCAACAATTAAAGTCTGATAAAGTACCTAAAGTAGTACCTGAGTTTTCTAAAACGAAAGCAATATTAGGAATAGCACTTATAGTAGTTGGATATATAGTAGCCTGGAATGCATATGATGTAGTTGTGATAATAGCTATGTTACCAGTAATATTTATAGTGTCCATAGGAACGTATTTTACATTTACTCAGCTTAGCATAGCAGTTGCCAATAAAATTCTTAAAAGCAAAAAAGTACTATATAATAAAATAAATATTGTTGCTTTTTCTCAAATGATATTTAAACTTCAAGATACAGCGAAAGTACTTTTTTTAGCATCCATATTAGGAGCTATTACAGTTACAGCTACGGAAACAATGTACTCTCTTTTACAAGAAGCAACTATGATGACTGAAGAGGTTGGCAATCAAGATATTACCTTATTTAGAGAAAAAGAAAATGTAAGAGATAAACAATCTATAGTAATGATAGAAGAGATACTTAAAAAGCATAAAGTAAGTATAATGGAGTCTAGAGAAGTAGAAGGTATTATAGCTAAGAATGAAACTGCACAAGAAATAAAGGGAAATAACTCTAGAGAAACTATAGAGAATTTTCTTTTAATATCTAACTCAAAATATAATGAGCTTGCTAAATCACTAGGAAAAGAGCAAATAAAAGTTAACGAAAATGAAGTGGTTTACAACTATCCATATAAATATTTATCAGGAGTAGAATTAAATGAAAAAAATAAGATATTTAAAAATAATAAACTAAAAATAAATCTAAATGGCGAGTCAAAGGAATTTAATCTGGATAAAGAGATATATGAAAATCTTAGTAGACTAAGCATGAAAGGATATAGTCATATTCTTGTGATGAATGATTCTGAGTTTAACGATATATCTCAGAAAACTAAAGATGAAAATAAAGTCTTATATAATGAGATAAAGTTAGATAACTGGAGACAGTCTTACAATGCTTCAAAAGAAATAGGAGAAGTATTAGGAGAAAAGTATCAGGATAATTATTATTCAAAATCTATAGTATATAGAATGATAAGAAATAGTTTTGGAATGAGTTTATTTATAGGATTCTTTATAGCATTCTTATTCCTTATTGCGGCAGGAAGTATAATATACTTTAAGTTATTTAATGAGTTAAAACAAGATAGTATGGAATACAATATTTTAAGAAAAATAGGAACTACTAGAAGTGAGATAAATAGAATTATAACTAAACAAATAGCAGTTATTTTCTTCCTACCATTTTTAGTAAGTACATCACACTCACTATTTGCATTAAAATCATTATCAAATTTAATGGGCAGAAATCTTTTTACTAATGGAATTTTAGTAGCAATAGGATATTTAGTTTTTCAGATAGGATATTTTTTCATAATAAGAGGCATGTATATAAAAAGAATAAAATGTATGGAGTAG
- a CDS encoding ABC transporter permease, whose translation MISYLLSTLEQGLIFGIMVLGVYITYKILDFPDLSVDGSFPLGASVTAYCLTQGMNPFLAIILSIMAGVIAGYVTGFLHVRLRITNLLSGIIVMTGLYSINLRIMGKPNTSLFNVKSIFSYDLPSIDFLGYNIVPLIIILVIVAVVKILLDLYLSTKSGFVLRATGDNPQLVTSLGVDIGKAKILGVAISNGLVALSGSILAQRNSFADVGMGTGVIVIGLASIIIGEAMFSRLRAVKITMAVLVGSIVYKYCIALALKLGFDANDLKLITAIIVIILLGINNRGDIFKGLFKKSAKSRGESNA comes from the coding sequence GTGATTAGTTATTTATTAAGCACATTAGAGCAAGGACTTATATTTGGAATAATGGTTCTTGGAGTATATATAACCTATAAAATATTAGACTTTCCAGACTTATCAGTTGATGGAAGCTTCCCTTTGGGAGCTTCCGTTACTGCTTATTGTCTTACACAAGGAATGAATCCTTTTTTAGCAATAATATTATCTATAATGGCAGGAGTAATAGCAGGATATGTAACTGGATTTCTTCATGTTAGATTAAGAATTACAAATTTATTATCTGGAATTATAGTTATGACAGGGCTTTATTCTATAAATTTAAGAATAATGGGTAAACCAAATACATCGTTATTTAATGTTAAGAGTATTTTTTCATATGACCTTCCTTCAATAGACTTTCTAGGATATAACATAGTTCCACTTATAATAATCTTGGTAATTGTAGCTGTAGTTAAGATTCTACTAGACTTATATTTATCTACAAAGTCTGGATTTGTATTAAGAGCTACAGGAGACAACCCTCAGTTGGTAACTTCTTTAGGAGTAGATATCGGAAAGGCTAAAATATTAGGAGTTGCAATTTCAAATGGACTAGTTGCATTATCTGGATCAATACTTGCTCAAAGGAATAGCTTTGCAGATGTTGGAATGGGAACAGGTGTTATAGTTATAGGACTAGCTTCTATAATTATAGGAGAGGCTATGTTTAGTAGACTTAGAGCTGTAAAAATCACTATGGCAGTACTAGTAGGATCTATCGTATATAAATACTGTATAGCTTTAGCACTTAAATTAGGATTTGATGCTAATGATTTAAAACTTATTACTGCGATAATAGTTATAATACTTCTAGGAATTAATAATAGAGGAGATATATTTAAAGGACTCTTTAAGAAATCTGCTAAAAGTAGAGGTGAGTCTAATGCTTAA
- a CDS encoding HutP family protein, protein MKDAGIEVAKAAIKIAMSTRGEEVELIKEFKKQNILGAGVDIGGDLVASIPKIIERAVVASRRSGVTKECFVHDGAVAGATREAIIQVSSKTIGLNIGGKIGIARCKGHLTVCIFLSVGLLHLDEVVVGIGHRSISDN, encoded by the coding sequence ATGAAGGATGCAGGAATAGAAGTCGCAAAAGCGGCTATAAAAATAGCTATGTCAACTAGAGGAGAAGAAGTTGAACTTATAAAAGAGTTTAAGAAACAAAATATTTTAGGTGCAGGAGTAGATATTGGAGGAGATTTGGTAGCTTCTATACCTAAGATAATAGAGAGAGCTGTAGTTGCTTCAAGACGTAGTGGAGTAACAAAGGAGTGCTTTGTACATGATGGAGCAGTAGCAGGGGCTACAAGAGAAGCTATAATACAAGTATCTTCTAAGACTATAGGTCTAAATATAGGCGGTAAAATAGGTATAGCTAGATGCAAAGGACATCTAACAGTATGTATTTTTCTAAGCGTTGGATTACTTCATTTAGATGAAGTGGTAGTAGGAATAGGTCATAGGTCAATATCAGATAATTAG
- a CDS encoding ABC transporter ATP-binding protein, whose protein sequence is MLVLETKELSKVYGSKGKGIVVKALDNFNMNIKEGEFVGVMGPSGSGKTTLLNILATIDSPSSGEVLIGGQNPHKLNEDKLALFRRQNLGFIFQDFNLLDTLSIKENIILPLVLEGAKNTEIEEKLQEISSVLNIKEILNKRTYEVSGGQQQRTACARALINKPSMILADEPTGNLDSKSSYDLMESLEKINAEKKATIVMVTHDAFAASFCNRIIMIKDGKFFLEINKSSSRQVFFKEILDALSLLGGGYNENI, encoded by the coding sequence GTGTTAGTTTTAGAAACTAAAGAATTGTCTAAAGTTTATGGTAGTAAGGGAAAAGGAATAGTTGTAAAAGCATTAGATAATTTTAATATGAACATAAAAGAGGGAGAATTTGTAGGGGTAATGGGTCCATCGGGAAGCGGAAAGACTACTCTTTTGAACATTCTTGCCACTATAGATTCACCATCATCGGGAGAGGTTCTAATAGGGGGACAAAATCCTCATAAATTAAATGAAGATAAATTAGCACTGTTTAGAAGACAAAATCTGGGTTTTATATTTCAGGACTTTAACCTTTTAGATACTCTTTCAATAAAAGAAAATATAATACTTCCATTAGTGCTAGAGGGAGCAAAAAATACAGAAATAGAAGAAAAGTTGCAAGAAATATCATCTGTATTGAATATAAAAGAAATATTGAATAAAAGAACTTATGAAGTTTCAGGGGGTCAACAACAAAGAACTGCTTGTGCAAGGGCACTTATAAATAAGCCATCTATGATATTGGCAGATGAGCCTACTGGGAATTTAGACTCAAAGTCATCTTATGACTTAATGGAATCATTAGAAAAGATAAATGCAGAAAAGAAAGCTACTATAGTAATGGTAACTCATGATGCTTTTGCTGCAAGCTTCTGTAATAGAATAATAATGATAAAAGACGGAAAGTTCTTTTTAGAAATAAATAAAAGTTCTAGTAGGCAAGTGTTTTTTAAAGAGATATTAGACGCATTATCCCTTCTCGGAGGTGGGTATAATGAAAATATCTAA
- a CDS encoding Asp23/Gls24 family envelope stress response protein, with the protein MRVVSLVGQSGSGKSYKAIMLAKDLDIEYIIDDGLLIQGNKIIAGKSAKGESTTISAVKRAVFTDYNHRKEVKDVIRILSPNSILILGTSDKMIERITEELDLPKIQERIYIQEISSEEEIRIASEERKKQGKHVIPVPTFEVKKDFSGYFLDTLKILRKRDSIKEHVYEKTVVRPTFSYLGKYTISDSVIKDIIKYVTRKVDGLHKVSNIYIRNYKEGLFINIEVSMVYGYSILDTVKYMQKRIASEIENMTSLNILGINVTVKKLIVK; encoded by the coding sequence ATGCGTGTAGTAAGTTTAGTAGGTCAAAGTGGAAGTGGTAAAAGCTATAAAGCTATAATGTTAGCTAAAGATTTAGATATTGAATATATAATAGATGATGGATTACTCATACAAGGAAACAAGATAATTGCTGGTAAATCTGCAAAAGGAGAAAGCACAACTATAAGTGCAGTTAAAAGGGCAGTATTTACAGATTATAATCATAGAAAAGAAGTAAAAGACGTAATTAGAATTTTAAGTCCTAATAGTATATTGATACTTGGAACTTCAGACAAAATGATAGAGAGAATAACTGAAGAACTAGATTTACCTAAAATACAAGAACGAATATATATACAAGAAATATCTTCGGAAGAAGAAATAAGAATCGCTAGTGAAGAAAGAAAGAAGCAAGGAAAGCACGTGATACCAGTACCAACTTTTGAAGTGAAAAAAGATTTTTCAGGATACTTCCTAGATACATTGAAAATACTTCGAAAAAGAGATAGTATAAAAGAGCATGTATATGAAAAAACTGTAGTTAGACCTACTTTCAGTTACCTAGGGAAGTATACTATATCAGATAGTGTAATAAAGGATATAATTAAATATGTTACAAGAAAAGTAGACGGACTACATAAAGTTTCAAATATATATATTAGGAACTATAAAGAAGGACTATTCATAAATATAGAAGTAAGTATGGTTTATGGATATAGTATATTAGATACAGTAAAATATATGCAGAAAAGGATAGCTAGTGAAATAGAGAACATGACTTCTTTAAATATACTAGGCATAAATGTAACTGTAAAAAAATTAATTGTAAAATAG
- the gdhA gene encoding NADP-specific glutamate dehydrogenase: MTNYIEEVLEKVKKRDEHEPEFIQAVEEVLHSLSPVIEKHPEYVDTNILERICEPERVIMFKVPWDDDNGKVHVSRGFRVQFNGSIGPYKGGLRFHPTVNLSVLKFLGFEQTFKNSLTGLPIGGGKGGSDFDPRGKSDSEIRRFCESFMTELYRHIGPDVDVPAGDIGVGAREIGYLYGYYRRLRGAFENGVLTGKGLSYGGSLIRPEATGYGVTYFCNEILKHEGDSIEGKTVSVSGFGNVAWGVCIKVSELGGKVVTLSGPDGYIYDPDGVSGEKIDYMVEMRLSGRDKVKDYADKFGVEFFEAQKPWGVKVDIAIPCATQNEIGMEEAKKLVDNRVKYLVEAANMPTSNEAIKYLQDNNTIIGPAKAANAGGVATSALEMTQNSMRLAWTEEEVDEKLHQIMINIHNSAMKAAEDYGFGYNLVAGANIAGFLKVAEAMYAQGIY; encoded by the coding sequence ATGACAAACTATATAGAAGAAGTTCTTGAAAAAGTTAAAAAAAGAGATGAGCATGAACCTGAATTTATACAAGCAGTGGAAGAGGTTCTACATTCTTTAAGCCCAGTTATAGAAAAGCATCCTGAATATGTAGATACAAACATATTAGAAAGAATTTGTGAACCTGAAAGAGTTATAATGTTTAAAGTACCATGGGATGATGACAATGGAAAAGTTCACGTAAGTCGTGGATTTAGAGTTCAATTTAATGGTTCTATAGGGCCATATAAAGGTGGACTGAGATTTCACCCAACAGTAAACTTAAGTGTATTAAAATTCTTAGGTTTTGAACAAACTTTTAAAAACTCACTTACAGGACTTCCAATAGGTGGAGGAAAAGGTGGTTCAGACTTCGATCCTAGAGGGAAGTCTGATAGCGAAATAAGAAGATTTTGTGAAAGCTTCATGACAGAACTATATAGACATATAGGTCCAGATGTTGACGTTCCAGCAGGAGATATAGGAGTAGGGGCTAGAGAAATAGGATATTTATATGGATACTATAGAAGACTTAGAGGAGCTTTTGAGAACGGAGTATTGACAGGTAAAGGACTATCTTATGGTGGAAGTTTGATAAGACCAGAAGCTACAGGATATGGAGTTACTTACTTCTGTAATGAGATACTTAAGCATGAGGGAGATTCAATAGAGGGAAAAACTGTATCAGTTTCAGGATTCGGTAATGTTGCTTGGGGAGTATGTATAAAAGTAAGTGAATTAGGCGGAAAAGTAGTTACACTATCAGGTCCAGATGGATATATATACGATCCAGACGGAGTATCTGGAGAAAAGATAGATTATATGGTAGAGATGAGACTATCAGGTAGAGATAAAGTTAAAGACTATGCTGACAAATTTGGAGTAGAATTCTTTGAAGCTCAAAAACCATGGGGAGTTAAAGTAGATATAGCTATTCCATGTGCTACTCAAAATGAAATAGGAATGGAAGAAGCTAAGAAATTAGTAGATAACAGAGTAAAATATTTAGTTGAAGCTGCTAACATGCCTACAAGTAATGAAGCTATAAAATACCTTCAAGATAATAACACAATAATAGGACCTGCAAAAGCAGCTAATGCTGGTGGAGTAGCTACTTCAGCATTAGAAATGACTCAGAACAGCATGCGACTCGCTTGGACAGAAGAAGAAGTTGATGAAAAGCTTCATCAAATAATGATAAATATTCATAATAGTGCTATGAAAGCAGCAGAAGATTATGGATTCGGATATAATTTAGTTGCAGGAGCTAATATAGCAGGATTCTTAAAAGTAGCAGAAGCTATGTATGCACAAGGAATATACTAG
- a CDS encoding DNA-3-methyladenine glycosylase family protein, giving the protein MKYNTYEKDGKVIIENVKDFEPKHIFECGQCFRWNDEGDGSFTGVAFGKVVNIKKEEDNIIISNTNIKEFEDIWYDYLDLGRNYGEVKEKLSNDPILKEAIKFGEGIRILRQDEWEILISFIISANNRIPMIKKAIDILSEKYGEFIGEFNGKKYYAFPTPENLKDASIEDIENCKTGFRAKYISAAINRVLDKEIDIYKLENLSTEEAREELMTFSGVGPKVSDCIMLFSMGKADAFPIDVWVKRIMEHFYLEEDTKLNDIQKYAGDKFRELAGFAQQYLFYYARELGIGKKK; this is encoded by the coding sequence TTGAAGTACAATACTTATGAAAAAGACGGAAAAGTGATAATAGAAAATGTAAAAGATTTTGAACCTAAACATATATTTGAATGTGGACAATGTTTTAGATGGAATGATGAAGGTGACGGTAGTTTTACAGGAGTTGCTTTTGGTAAGGTTGTAAATATAAAAAAAGAAGAAGATAATATAATAATATCTAACACTAATATAAAAGAGTTTGAAGATATATGGTACGATTATTTAGACTTAGGTAGGAATTATGGTGAAGTTAAAGAGAAATTAAGCAATGATCCAATACTAAAAGAGGCTATAAAATTTGGAGAAGGGATAAGGATATTAAGACAAGACGAGTGGGAAATCTTAATTTCATTTATAATATCAGCAAATAATAGAATACCTATGATAAAAAAGGCAATAGATATATTAAGTGAAAAGTACGGTGAGTTTATAGGTGAGTTTAATGGGAAAAAGTATTATGCATTTCCAACACCAGAAAACTTAAAAGATGCATCTATAGAGGACATAGAAAACTGTAAAACAGGTTTCAGAGCTAAGTATATATCAGCTGCCATAAATAGAGTTTTAGATAAGGAGATAGACATATATAAATTAGAAAATCTTTCTACAGAAGAAGCTAGAGAAGAACTTATGACTTTTTCGGGAGTTGGGCCTAAAGTTTCTGATTGTATAATGCTATTTTCCATGGGAAAAGCAGATGCATTTCCTATAGATGTGTGGGTGAAAAGAATTATGGAACATTTTTACTTAGAAGAAGATACAAAATTAAATGACATACAGAAATATGCAGGAGATAAATTCAGAGAATTAGCTGGATTTGCACAGCAGTACTTATTTTACTATGCTAGGGAACTAGGAATAGGTAAGAAAAAATAG